The Ananas comosus cultivar F153 linkage group 22, ASM154086v1, whole genome shotgun sequence genome segment TCCTTCTCCTTACTCTCGTCCTTTGCTATGCTTATCAACATAAGAGGAGGAGATTtagtatttttatatgttgtttttgctttctttaacatatttgtgatggcatgTTGATGGAACAAGATAATTGGCAAACTGATAAATGTCAATTGATTGAAGGAGGTATTcattgatttctaaatagtaaGCATGTAAGCTGACATTATGTAGGGGATTTCTTCCGTTTCAGCGCATCAAATATTAGAGTTCCATAATTTATGAAAGTCCTCTTAGTCAGTTGAGAAGCAAATTTTAGCAAAAATGAAATGATACCCATGTTATTTatagttgaaaaatattttctagtcCAATTAATGCTTTGCTAGATACTATATACATATGGATGAGCACATCGCTAATAAATCATTTAAGATTTATAATGTGTGTTCTCAAGCTTGATATCAGTTTCTAGCTTATCTCTTTTCGTCTACACTTAGGGCATATAATCATACATGTGTAAGAAATAGTAGGCTATCTACGCTTggaatttttttcttctaatgacttcaaatacactagatcattACCAATGGTGGCACGGGTTGTCATTTCAAACAATTTAACTTAGATTTGAGAGGCGAAGATTTGGGCTCAAATCCACTTTAGTGTACATTggccttactctatatatattaatgtatgTTCCATTTCTGTGCATCCAATCTGACCACAAACACTGGGAATTATCAGGCAGGTGAAGTTACCAAGGGATGTAAcaattttttgagaaatgaaGTGTACTTTCATAATCCTGAAGCTGGATCACTGATAAGACATGATCCCACTGCatcttacaaaaatttaaagcaGTCGTTCTTCAGAAGGAATCGGGACAATAACATGGATACCATGAGCATCATATCTTCTGCAAAACAGCTAACCTTGGCCAAATTTTTGAACAGATTGCAAGTGGTTCAGGAGATTGCTCGCTTAAGATGCAATAACAACCAACTTGAAAGCAacacactatttttcactacaCTAGCATCTGCTGGCACTTTATCAGATTATGTACTCATGAAACTGCGGGCACTTCTTATGGCTGTATCCATAAGTTATAAAAATATCGAACTAATAGACGATACAAACTCAGAGATTCATCCAGATAAAAGTCTAGAGAAGTGTAACACTGGTTCtcggaaaggaaagaaaaagtgtCGTAATTCAGGAAAACCAAATGCCACTCTTAACCTGTCCAAGGTTGGTTTTGAGATCTTCGACTTAAATTAACTTATGTTGCCTGCTTGTGCTTTTCTAAAGATTAATAAATTGTCTTATGGATTATTTCTCAGGATCACGGATGCGGAAGTAAAGAAGGGAGCCGCACCTCTGGGGTGCTGTCACCCCAATGTAGTCTCTTAGCCGCAGACACACAGATCAAAGCCACTAGCAGGCCCCTTAATGGAAGTTCTAGAAAAGAGCTTGTATCAaacaaaaatgaagaaaaggTTGTAAGATCTTGTAATTCTTTTTGTTAtctattatttcttttctttttcttttgaagatatattattttcataatttggAGCATCTATTGCCATATCAGGAGCATGGCAAAGGGTTGGGTGATTGCAAGGGTCATTCCACTaagaagaaaagcaaaagaaaaggagcTAAAATGAAAGCTTCTAATTCATCAGAAGTTCAAATCCCCATGTCTGGAAGCATAAAGAAAGCAATTCCCTCTAATACTGCTGATAGCATATTGGAATCGTCTGAACTAACTGGACCTGTGTCTCTCAAGCTCTATGCAAATGATTCAGATGCAATGAGTGAGCTAGGACCAGTTGACGTAGATGAGAAACCAACAGGTACTAAGCTAAATAATGGCATTCCTTCTTGCCCTTTGACTAGGGCAGAATGTTGTAATTGTTCAAGCCAATTTAATGGCCTTAGCATGGTCCAGAGTGATTTGCTATATGCTGCACCATCTGAAGAGACCCCACAAGCATCTCCATGTTTTCCTTTCACGGAAGATAATATTTGCAGCAATCAACTGATCAGAAACAATGTTGGTTTAAGAAATCTGGAAGAAAGAGTTTGTGAAAGTGGCTTAACTCACAAGGAATGTGACCATCACGGGACTTCAATTGGATGTGAGGGTATGGACCTCTCTTTGCCTGCAGTTGCTCTTGAAGGTGGTGTAGTTAATAAAGAACAACTGCTTCAAGGTCTTGTCAGGAATAATTGTTCAGTGATTCAAAATGATGGTGGTGAATGTTACATCTATGACCACAGAAACCCAATGGGAGGAAAATCGTATGAGTGGCCTAGCATAACTCCTCTTAATTTTATATCAACTAATGCCCAGCATCTCCCAGCTGCAACAgatagattgcatttggatgttGGCCATGAATGGCTCACTAATCTTGATCCTTCTTTCCTTCCTCCCAAGAATCCAGTAAGAAACTCATCAAATGAAGGTGGTAGTCGAATTTTACCAGCTTTACCATTGCCCTTGAGTTCCGATTGGCCTCCCATGGTTAGAAGCTACAGTAGACCAAGTCAAAATTTCACTCTATGTTATGATTCCATGCACAACCCAAGAATGCAATCTTCAGCATGGGCAGGTGATATTTTTGACACACttgatttaaaaaatacatcTGAGTTTGCTGACGATTCTGAAAGTTATTGGTATTCTGAAGAAGAAAACGAAAACCATGCATTTTCTGGAAGGAACTATAACCAATATTTTGGTGGTGGAGTAATGTATTGGAGTCCAGCTGAATATGTTGGGTCTGGCTTTTCTAGGCCACCATCTCATAGTTCAGACGATAGTGCTTGGGCTTGGCATGAAGCAGATATTACTCGAGCTATTGACGACATGGTCGGTGTGCCCGCACTATCTTCTTCCTATAATACAAATGATGTTGCCTCACCACCTGCTACTTCATTTTGCTCGCCATTTGAACCTTCCAGACCTCCACAACAGTCTGTTGGTTATAGTATGGCAGGTAATGATATTAATGGCAAGGTGTTGAACTCCTCTTCTTCAATTTCAGATGGCCTAGAAGAAAAAGTCTCAATATCTGTGCACAATTCATCTAGTAGTGTTGAAGGAGCGAAAGGAGATACACTTCCATATTCAATGCTGCGGCCAATAATTGTTCCGAGTATATCAAGACGGGGATCAAGATCTGAATTTAAGCTTACGCATGATCATAGAAGTCCATGTGTACCTTCTACTAGGAGGGATATTCCTCGTATGAAGCGGCCTCCATCCCCTGTTGTGCTGTGTGTTCCTCGAGTGCCTCGACCCCCTCCGCCTTCTCCTGTTGGCGAATCTAGAAAGCGAGGCTTTCAAGTTGTTAGGTCTGGTAGTTCAAGCCCTAGGCATTGGGGTGTGAGGACTTTATGTTCTGATGAAAAAAAGTCTGATAGAACTCAAGTTTGTTTGGATGGGCCTGAAGTTGTTTGGCCTTCTTGGGGAAACAAAGGGCTTCCTCCAGCTACGATGGTGCCATCTATTCAGGGTCCTGTATTGCAGGATCACCTTATCAAGATTTCCCAGTTAGCTCGCGATCAAGAACATGTGAGCAGTATTTCTTgacttagggcctgtttggtccAGTTGGAggtttggagcttttgaaaAAGTGCTATTTGAGCAGCTGTTCAAAGAAGCACTAAACCGCTGGTTTCCTCCCAACATCTTCCTGCTgtagcagaagcagaagcttcaaattggagctGCTGCATTTGGGGCTCAGAAGTTCATTTTATCCATGAGCAGAAAAGCATCCTGACTTTTCATTTGCTAAATGCCTGGTTGTATTACTTGGAGTAGAAAAGTTGTTCCAGAGACGGGACAGAAGCTCTTTTTCATGTACTTGTTAAATGCATTCTGATATATCAAAAAACTAATGTTGCAGCCAGACATTGCATTACCTTTGCAACCCTCTGATTTATTGAACTGTCCATCTCGAAAGGAATGTCTCTCTTTGATGCAAAGTCTTCTTCATGAAGAAATCGATTATTTTTGCAAGCAGGTATGATGCcttttaagattttatttaaatttttactgtaTAGTTTATAAAGCAGTGGTAGTGCTTTATGTTATCCTGTAAAAAGATCTGCTTCATTCACTGTATACAGATATATATTTCTCATTGACATAAATTAGGCTAGGAGACTGCTAGAAGCAAACACGAGTTGAATGCTGTAAATGTTTTTATGAAACAAAACACATCAAGACATTGGCTTTTTAATAAGATACATGCTTCTTAACTGTCATGCTTTCaaattttaccatttt includes the following:
- the LOC109727150 gene encoding uncharacterized protein LOC109727150 isoform X3, yielding MDSPHQLLDSLTAHIALYHSSSSSPSNPNPNPNPSPNPNPRSAILRWFSSLPVCHRQCALTVVDPDFVVVLLQMLSRLRRLGHGFFFLLPDLPSASSSSSSSSSSLPSLCFRRSRGLLARAAAADAAELGLARSLLLFSSGEGDGGDRTAVHCPLDALTVSEDFVSDVDRFVEVMDGISGGGFLRGEESGVGAAAWPELAWLKNKGYYSLEAFVANRLEVALRLVWLSGHGGKKPKGGKAAKEKAGTVGVAANAFWRKKGCLDWWLGLDCGHRKKIYDAFLGKATKSLAGEVTKGCNNFLRNEVYFHNPEAGSLIRHDPTASYKNLKQSFFRRNRDNNMDTMSIISSAKQLTLAKFLNRLQVVQEIARLRCNNNQLESNTLFFTTLASAGTLSDYVLMKLRALLMAVSISYKNIELIDDTNSEIHPDKSLEKCNTGSRKGKKKCRNSGKPNATLNLSKDHGCGSKEGSRTSGVLSPQCSLLAADTQIKATSRPLNGSSRKELVSNKNEEKEHGKGLGDCKGHSTKKKSKRKGAKMKASNSSEVQIPMSGSIKKAIPSNTADSILESSELTGPVSLKLYANDSDAMSELGPVDVDEKPTGTKLNNGIPSCPLTRAECCNCSSQFNGLSMVQSDLLYAAPSEETPQASPCFPFTEDNICSNQLIRNNVGLRNLEERVCESGLTHKECDHHGTSIGCEGMDLSLPAVALEGGVVNKEQLLQGLVRNNCSVIQNDGGECYIYDHRNPMGGKSYEWPSITPLNFISTNAQHLPAATDRLHLDVGHEWLTNLDPSFLPPKNPVRNSSNEGGSRILPALPLPLSSDWPPMVRSYSRPSQNFTLCYDSMHNPRMQSSAWAGDIFDTLDLKNTSEFADDSESYWYSEEENENHAFSGRNYNQYFGGGVMYWSPAEYVGSGFSRPPSHSSDDSAWAWHEADITRAIDDMVGVPALSSSYNTNDVASPPATSFCSPFEPSRPPQQSVGYSMAGNDINGKVLNSSSSISDGLEEKVSISVHNSSSSVEGAKGDTLPYSMLRPIIVPSISRRGSRSEFKLTHDHRSPCVPSTRRDIPRMKRPPSPVVLCVPRVPRPPPPSPVGESRKRGFQVVRSGSSSPRHWGVRTLCSDEKKSDRTQVCLDGPEVVWPSWGNKGLPPATMVPSIQGPVLQDHLIKISQLARDQEHPDIALPLQPSDLLNCPSRKECLSLMQSLLHEEIDYFCKQVAAENLTRKPYINWAIKRVARCLQVLWPRSRTNIFGSNATGLALPTSDVDLVVSLPPVRNLEPIKEAGILEGRNGIKETCLQHAARYLANQEWVRGDSLKTIENTAIPVIMLVAEVPCDINLCNENSSVVDASQDHSITIAGEQGSVPHSDSSCPESSSWPMYSKMRKDDAADVKCIRLDISFKSPSHTGLRTSELVRDLTQQFPASMPLALVLKKFLADRSLDHSYSGGLSSYCLILLITRFLQHEHHVGQPTNQDYSKSWRCHPPNPPTPNLRALMSSLAHAHTSFRRCETRLSSLEGSRASPTTARESHSCPLYDTSSARLTSHLQLVIGF
- the LOC109727150 gene encoding uncharacterized protein LOC109727150 isoform X4, whose amino-acid sequence is MDSPHQLLDSLTAHIALYHSSSSSPSNPNPNPNPSPNPNPRSAILRWFSSLPVCHRQCALTVVDPDFVVVLLQMLSRLRRLGHGFFFLLPDLPSASSSSSSSSSSLPSLCFRRSRGLLARAAAADAAELGLARSLLLFSSGEGDGGDRTAVHCPLDALTVSEDFVSDVDRFVEVMDGISGGGFLRGEESGVGAAAWPELAWLKNKGYYSLEAFVANRLEVALRLVWLSGHGGKKPKGGKAAKEKAGTVGVAANAFWRKKGCLDWWLGLDCGHRKKIYDAFLGKATKSLAGEVTKGCNNFLRNEVYFHNPEAGSLIRHDPTASYKNLKQSFFRRNRDNNMDTMSIISSAKQLTLAKFLNRLQVVQEIARLRCNNNQLESNTLFFTTLASAGTLSDYVLMKLRALLMAVSISYKNIELIDDTNSEIHPDKSLEKCNTGSRKGKKKCRNSGKPNATLNLSKDHGCGSKEGSRTSGVLSPQCSLLAADTQIKATSRPLNGSSRKELVSNKNEEKEHGKGLGDCKGHSTKKKSKRKGAKMKASNSSEVQIPMSGSIKKAIPSNTADSILESSELTGPVSLKLYANDSDAMSELGPVDVDEKPTGTKLNNGIPSCPLTRAECCNCSSQFNGLSMVQSDLLYAAPSEETPQASPCFPFTEDNICSNQLIRNNVGLRNLEERVCESGLTHKECDHHGTSIGCEGMDLSLPAVALEGGVVNKEQLLQGLVRNNCSVIQNDGGECYIYDHRNPMGGKSYEWPSITPLNFISTNAQHLPAATDRLHLDVGHEWLTNLDPSFLPPKNPVRNSSNEGGSRILPALPLPLSSDWPPMVRSYSRPSQNFTLCYDSMHNPRMQSSAWAGDIFDTLDLKNTSEFADDSESYWYSEEENENHAFSGRNYNQYFGGGVMYWSPAEYVGSGFSRPPSHSSDDSAWAWHEADITRAIDDMVGVPALSSSYNTNDVASPPATSFCSPFEPSRPPQQSVGYSMAGNDINGKVLNSSSSISDGLEEKVSISVHNSSSSVEGAKGDTLPYSMLRPIIVPSISRRGSRSEFKLTHDHRSPCVPSTRRDIPRMKRPPSPVVLCVPRVPRPPPPSPVGESRKRGFQVVRSGSSSPRHWGVRTLCSDEKKSDRTQVCLDGPEVVWPSWGNKGLPPATMVPSIQGPVLQDHLIKISQLARDQEHPDIALPLQPSDLLNCPSRKECLSLMQSLLHEEIDYFCKQVAAENLTRKPYINWAIKRVARCLQVLWPRSRTNIFGSNATGLALPTSDVDLVVSLPPVRNLEPIKEAGILEGRNGIKETCLQHAARYLANQEWVRGDSLKTIENTAIPVIMLVAEVPCDINLCNENSSVVDASQDHSITIAGEQGSVPHSDSSCPESSSWPMYSKMRKDDAADVKCIRLDISFKSPSHTGLRTSELQPAP
- the LOC109727150 gene encoding uncharacterized protein LOC109727150 isoform X1 — translated: MDSPHQLLDSLTAHIALYHSSSSSPSNPNPNPNPSPNPNPRSAILRWFSSLPVCHRQCALTVVDPDFVVVLLQMLSRLRRLGHGFFFLLPDLPSASSSSSSSSSSLPSLCFRRSRGLLARAAAADAAELGLARSLLLFSSGEGDGGDRTAVHCPLDALTVSEDFVSDVDRFVEVMDGISGGGFLRGEESGVGAAAWPELAWLKNKGYYSLEAFVANRLEVALRLVWLSGHGGKKPKGGKAAKEKAGTVGVAANAFWRKKGCLDWWLGLDCGHRKKIYDAFLGKATKSLAGEVTKGCNNFLRNEVYFHNPEAGSLIRHDPTASYKNLKQSFFRRNRDNNMDTMSIISSAKQLTLAKFLNRLQVVQEIARLRCNNNQLESNTLFFTTLASAGTLSDYVLMKLRALLMAVSISYKNIELIDDTNSEIHPDKSLEKCNTGSRKGKKKCRNSGKPNATLNLSKDHGCGSKEGSRTSGVLSPQCSLLAADTQIKATSRPLNGSSRKELVSNKNEEKEHGKGLGDCKGHSTKKKSKRKGAKMKASNSSEVQIPMSGSIKKAIPSNTADSILESSELTGPVSLKLYANDSDAMSELGPVDVDEKPTGTKLNNGIPSCPLTRAECCNCSSQFNGLSMVQSDLLYAAPSEETPQASPCFPFTEDNICSNQLIRNNVGLRNLEERVCESGLTHKECDHHGTSIGCEGMDLSLPAVALEGGVVNKEQLLQGLVRNNCSVIQNDGGECYIYDHRNPMGGKSYEWPSITPLNFISTNAQHLPAATDRLHLDVGHEWLTNLDPSFLPPKNPVRNSSNEGGSRILPALPLPLSSDWPPMVRSYSRPSQNFTLCYDSMHNPRMQSSAWAGDIFDTLDLKNTSEFADDSESYWYSEEENENHAFSGRNYNQYFGGGVMYWSPAEYVGSGFSRPPSHSSDDSAWAWHEADITRAIDDMVGVPALSSSYNTNDVASPPATSFCSPFEPSRPPQQSVGYSMAGNDINGKVLNSSSSISDGLEEKVSISVHNSSSSVEGAKGDTLPYSMLRPIIVPSISRRGSRSEFKLTHDHRSPCVPSTRRDIPRMKRPPSPVVLCVPRVPRPPPPSPVGESRKRGFQVVRSGSSSPRHWGVRTLCSDEKKSDRTQVCLDGPEVVWPSWGNKGLPPATMVPSIQGPVLQDHLIKISQLARDQEHPDIALPLQPSDLLNCPSRKECLSLMQSLLHEEIDYFCKQVAAENLTRKPYINWAIKRVARCLQVLWPRSRTNIFGSNATGLALPTSDVDLVVSLPPVRNLEPIKEAGILEGRNGIKETCLQHAARYLANQEWVRGDSLKTIENTAIPVIMLVAEVPCDINLCNENSSVVDASQDHSITIAGEQGSVPHSDSSCPESSSWPMYSKMRKDDAADVKCIRLDISFKSPSHTGLRTSELVRDLTQQFPASMPLALVLKKFLADRSLDHSYSGGLSSYCLILLITRFLQHEHHVGQPTNQQNLGSLLMDFFYFFGNVFDPRQMRISIQGTGLYMTRERGLSIDPIHIDDPLYSDNNVGRNCFRIHQCIKAFADAYSVLENELTQFSGDHTPTSASSFSLLRKIIPSIDHDG
- the LOC109727150 gene encoding uncharacterized protein LOC109727150 isoform X2 yields the protein MDSPHQLLDSLTAHIALYHSSSSSPSNPNPNPNPSPNPNPRSAILRWFSSLPVCHRQCALTVVDPDFVVVLLQMLSRLRRLGHGFFFLLPDLPSASSSSSSSSSSLPSLCFRRSRGLLARAAAADAAELGLARSLLLFSSGEGDGGDRTAVHCPLDALTVSEDFVSDVDRFVEVMDGISGGGFLRGEESGVGAAAWPELAWLKNKGYYSLEAFVANRLEVALRLVWLSGHGGKKPKGGKAAKEKAGTVGVAANAFWRKKGCLDWWLGLDCGHRKKIYDAFLGKATKSLAGEVTKGCNNFLRNEVYFHNPEAGSLIRHDPTASYKNLKQSFFRRNRDNNMDTMSIISSAKQLTLAKFLNRLQVVQEIARLRCNNNQLESNTLFFTTLASAGTLSDYVLMKLRALLMAVSISYKNIELIDDTNSEIHPDKSLEKCNTGSRKGKKKCRNSGKPNATLNLSKDHGCGSKEGSRTSGVLSPQCSLLAADTQIKATSRPLNGSSRKELVSNKNEEKEHGKGLGDCKGHSTKKKSKRKGAKMKASNSSEVQIPMSGSIKKAIPSNTADSILESSELTGPVSLKLYANDSDAMSELGPVDVDEKPTGTKLNNGIPSCPLTRAECCNCSSQFNGLSMVQSDLLYAAPSEETPQASPCFPFTEDNICSNQLIRNNVGLRNLEERVCESGLTHKECDHHGTSIGCEGMDLSLPAVALEGGVVNKEQLLQGLVRNNCSVIQNDGGECYIYDHRNPMGGKSYEWPSITPLNFISTNAQHLPAATDRLHLDVGHEWLTNLDPSFLPPKNPVRNSSNEGGSRILPALPLPLSSDWPPMVRSYSRPSQNFTLCYDSMHNPRMQSSAWAGDIFDTLDLKNTSEFADDSESYWYSEEENENHAFSGRNYNQYFGGGVMYWSPAEYVGSGFSRPPSHSSDDSAWAWHEADITRAIDDMVGVPALSSSYNTNDVASPPATSFCSPFEPSRPPQQSVGYSMAGNDINGKVLNSSSSISDGLEEKVSISVHNSSSSVEGAKGDTLPYSMLRPIIVPSISRRGSRSEFKLTHDHRSPCVPSTRRDIPRMKRPPSPVVLCVPRVPRPPPPSPVGESRKRGFQVVRSGSSSPRHWGVRTLCSDEKKSDRTQVCLDGPEVVWPSWGNKGLPPATMVPSIQGPVLQDHLIKISQLARDQEHPDIALPLQPSDLLNCPSRKECLSLMQSLLHEEIDYFCKQVAAENLTRKPYINWAIKRVARCLQVLWPRSRTNIFGSNATGLALPTSDVDLVVSLPPVRNLEPIKEAGILEGRNGIKETCLQHAARYLANQEWVRGDSLKTIENTAIPVIMLVAEVPCDINLCNENSSVVDASQDHSITIAGEQGSVPHSDSSCPESSSWPMYSKMRKDDAADVKCIRLDISFKSPSHTGLRTSELVRDLTQQFPASMPLALVLKKFLADRSLDHSYSGGLSSYCLILLITRFLQHEHHVGQPTNQNLGSLLMDFFYFFGNVFDPRQMRISIQGTGLYMTRERGLSIDPIHIDDPLYSDNNVGRNCFRIHQCIKAFADAYSVLENELTQFSGDHTPTSASSFSLLRKIIPSIDHDG
- the LOC109727150 gene encoding uncharacterized protein LOC109727150 isoform X5; this translates as MDSPHQLLDSLTAHIALYHSSSSSPSNPNPNPNPSPNPNPRSAILRWFSSLPVCHRQCALTVVDPDFVVVLLQMLSRLRRLGHGFFFLLPDLPSASSSSSSSSSSLPSLCFRRSRGLLARAAAADAAELGLARSLLLFSSGEGDGGDRTAVHCPLDALTVSEDFVSDVDRFVEVMDGISGGGFLRGEESGVGAAAWPELAWLKNKGYYSLEAFVANRLEVALRLVWLSGHGGKKPKGGKAAKEKAGTVGVAANAFWRKKGCLDWWLGLDCGHRKKIYDAFLGKATKSLDHGCGSKEGSRTSGVLSPQCSLLAADTQIKATSRPLNGSSRKELVSNKNEEKEHGKGLGDCKGHSTKKKSKRKGAKMKASNSSEVQIPMSGSIKKAIPSNTADSILESSELTGPVSLKLYANDSDAMSELGPVDVDEKPTGTKLNNGIPSCPLTRAECCNCSSQFNGLSMVQSDLLYAAPSEETPQASPCFPFTEDNICSNQLIRNNVGLRNLEERVCESGLTHKECDHHGTSIGCEGMDLSLPAVALEGGVVNKEQLLQGLVRNNCSVIQNDGGECYIYDHRNPMGGKSYEWPSITPLNFISTNAQHLPAATDRLHLDVGHEWLTNLDPSFLPPKNPVRNSSNEGGSRILPALPLPLSSDWPPMVRSYSRPSQNFTLCYDSMHNPRMQSSAWAGDIFDTLDLKNTSEFADDSESYWYSEEENENHAFSGRNYNQYFGGGVMYWSPAEYVGSGFSRPPSHSSDDSAWAWHEADITRAIDDMVGVPALSSSYNTNDVASPPATSFCSPFEPSRPPQQSVGYSMAGNDINGKVLNSSSSISDGLEEKVSISVHNSSSSVEGAKGDTLPYSMLRPIIVPSISRRGSRSEFKLTHDHRSPCVPSTRRDIPRMKRPPSPVVLCVPRVPRPPPPSPVGESRKRGFQVVRSGSSSPRHWGVRTLCSDEKKSDRTQVCLDGPEVVWPSWGNKGLPPATMVPSIQGPVLQDHLIKISQLARDQEHPDIALPLQPSDLLNCPSRKECLSLMQSLLHEEIDYFCKQVAAENLTRKPYINWAIKRVARCLQVLWPRSRTNIFGSNATGLALPTSDVDLVVSLPPVRNLEPIKEAGILEGRNGIKETCLQHAARYLANQEWVRGDSLKTIENTAIPVIMLVAEVPCDINLCNENSSVVDASQDHSITIAGEQGSVPHSDSSCPESSSWPMYSKMRKDDAADVKCIRLDISFKSPSHTGLRTSELVRDLTQQFPASMPLALVLKKFLADRSLDHSYSGGLSSYCLILLITRFLQHEHHVGQPTNQQNLGSLLMDFFYFFGNVFDPRQMRISIQGTGLYMTRERGLSIDPIHIDDPLYSDNNVGRNCFRIHQCIKAFADAYSVLENELTQFSGDHTPTSASSFSLLRKIIPSIDHDG